The following proteins are co-located in the Castanea sativa cultivar Marrone di Chiusa Pesio chromosome 8, ASM4071231v1 genome:
- the LOC142608037 gene encoding germin-like protein subfamily 1 member 7: MMKGVPYLVTVAILALAFSLASAYDSSPLQDFCVAINNTDSAVFVNGKFCKDPTYVTANDFFFSGLNIPGNTTANKLGSSVNLVNVDKLPGLNTLGISLARLDFAPYGLNPPHIHPRGTELLVVMEGTLLVGFVTSNPNKLFTKILNKGDVFVFPIGLIHFQFNIGQTNAVAFAGLSSQNPGLITIASTVFGSNPPINPDVLTKAFQLDKNVVDYLKKQF, from the exons ATGATGAAAGGTGTTCCTTACCTTGTTACTGTGGCCATTTTGGCTTTGGCATTTTCTCTTGCTTCTGCTTATGATTCTAGTCCTTTGCAAGACTTTTGTGTCGCAATTAACAACACCGATTCTGCTG TATTTGtgaatggaaaattttgcaagGACCCAACATATGTCACAgcaaatgattttttcttttccggACTCAATATTCCTGGAAACACAACTGCGAATAAACTCGGATCAAGTGTCAATCTTGTGAACGTAGATAAATTACCGGGTCTTAACACTCTTGGCATATCTTTGGCTCGTCTTGACTTTGCCCCATATGGCCTAAATCCTCCTCACATTCACCCACGTGGCACTGAGCTTTTGGTAGTCATGGAGGGTACTCTCTTGGTTGGATTTGTCACATCCAACCCAAACAAACTCTTTACCAAAATTCTCAACAAGGGAGATGTCTTTGTATTCCCAATTGGTCTTATTCACTTCCAATTCAACATAGGGCAAACCAATGCTGTTGCATTTGCCGGTCTTAGCAGTCAAAATCCTGGGTTGATCACCATAGCAAGCACAGTCTTTGGATCTAATCCTCCAATCAATCCTGATGTTCTCACCAAGGCCTTCCAGTTGGACAAGAATGTAGTTGATTATCTTAAAAAACAATTCTAG